From the genome of Flavobacterium luteolum, one region includes:
- a CDS encoding exo-beta-N-acetylmuramidase NamZ family protein codes for MIKFIAKSAFVTAFLFHATSYSATIQPNKTDILAEINNTVIKTGADNYEKYLPLLKDKKVGIVTNQTGILSNKTHVVDFLLEKKIAVQTIFAPEHGFRGTADAGEHVVDGKDQKTGLPIISLYGDNKKPKPAQLSGIDVMIFDLQDVGARFYTYISSLHYVMEACAENNVPLIVFDRPNPNGSIVDGPLLEKEFTSFVGMHPIPLLHGMTIGEYAKMVNGEKWLKDGAQCKLTVIPCVDYSRTMPYSLLVKPSPNLPNDQSINLYASLCLFEGTNVSMGRGTEKQFQIYGSPYLTKTNFSFTPKPNFGAKDPLYNGKECFGEDLTAYPKLKQLELKWLIKAYQNTSDKTKFFNAFFTKLAGTKKLQQQIESGASETQIRQSWQKDLEAFKKMRTKYLIYK; via the coding sequence ATGATAAAATTTATAGCAAAAAGTGCTTTTGTTACAGCATTTCTGTTTCATGCTACGTCATATTCGGCAACCATTCAGCCCAATAAAACCGATATTTTAGCAGAAATCAATAACACTGTTATAAAAACTGGAGCTGACAATTACGAAAAATATCTTCCGCTATTAAAAGATAAAAAAGTCGGAATTGTTACCAATCAGACTGGAATTTTATCCAACAAGACCCATGTCGTTGATTTTTTATTGGAGAAAAAAATTGCTGTTCAGACTATTTTTGCTCCCGAGCACGGATTTAGAGGAACAGCCGATGCCGGCGAACATGTTGTTGATGGAAAAGATCAGAAAACAGGCTTGCCGATTATTTCGCTTTATGGCGACAATAAAAAGCCAAAACCAGCGCAGTTATCTGGAATTGATGTCATGATTTTTGACCTCCAAGATGTAGGCGCACGATTCTATACCTACATTTCTTCTTTGCATTATGTAATGGAAGCTTGTGCCGAAAATAACGTTCCACTAATTGTTTTTGATCGTCCAAATCCAAATGGCTCTATCGTCGACGGACCGCTTTTAGAAAAAGAATTTACCAGTTTTGTTGGCATGCACCCTATTCCGCTTTTGCACGGAATGACAATCGGTGAATATGCTAAAATGGTAAATGGAGAAAAATGGCTAAAAGATGGCGCTCAATGTAAACTAACGGTTATTCCTTGTGTCGATTACAGCAGAACAATGCCATACAGTTTATTGGTAAAACCATCTCCGAATTTACCAAATGACCAGTCTATAAATTTATATGCAAGTTTATGTCTTTTTGAAGGAACAAATGTGAGTATGGGACGCGGAACTGAAAAACAATTTCAAATTTACGGTTCTCCCTATTTAACCAAAACCAATTTCAGTTTTACTCCAAAACCCAATTTTGGCGCAAAAGATCCTTTATACAATGGAAAAGAATGTTTTGGCGAAGATTTGACTGCTTATCCGAAATTGAAACAATTAGAACTGAAATGGCTTATTAAAGCGTATCAGAATACGAGCGATAAAACAAAATTCTTCAATGCATTTTTTACCAAACTGGCAGGAACAAAAAAATTACAGCAGCAAATTGAAAGCGGCGCTTCTGAAACTCAGATAAGACAATCTTGGCAAAAAGATCTTGAAGCTTTCAAAAAAATGCGAACAAAATATCTGATTTATAAATAA
- a CDS encoding DeoR/GlpR family DNA-binding transcription regulator — protein sequence MTKLIEDQKVVTTDLALALDLSEDTIRRDLNELDSKKLLEKVYGGAVQVKEKSANVFDIAIAAEEQKKQIVTKALSLLHDDQVIIMSGGSTNLVFAKLIPADLKATIYTYSLPIAMQLSQHPNIDLIFIGGKMQKNAMVTIGMDVIQVVSKIKADICFIGASSINIKQGLTEVGYEISIVKKAMIEASDRVVSMFASNKLNTKMPHGVCDLTQLDTIVTELDPEDEKLDEYRKSGVFIL from the coding sequence ATGACTAAACTTATTGAAGACCAAAAAGTTGTTACAACAGATTTAGCTTTGGCTCTCGATTTGTCTGAAGATACAATAAGAAGAGATTTGAACGAGTTAGACAGTAAAAAGCTGTTAGAAAAAGTATATGGCGGTGCGGTTCAGGTTAAAGAGAAGTCTGCAAATGTATTTGATATAGCAATAGCTGCAGAAGAACAGAAAAAACAAATCGTGACAAAAGCATTGTCTCTACTTCATGACGATCAGGTTATTATAATGAGCGGAGGAAGCACCAATTTGGTTTTTGCAAAGTTAATTCCGGCCGATTTAAAGGCTACAATATATACGTATAGCTTACCGATAGCCATGCAATTGTCTCAGCACCCTAATATCGATTTGATTTTTATTGGTGGAAAAATGCAGAAAAACGCAATGGTAACAATAGGTATGGATGTAATTCAGGTGGTCTCAAAAATTAAAGCCGACATTTGTTTCATTGGCGCCAGCAGCATTAATATCAAACAAGGACTTACAGAAGTAGGTTACGAAATCTCAATCGTCAAAAAAGCAATGATAGAGGCTTCTGACAGAGTGGTTTCCATGTTTGCTTCAAATAAATTAAATACCAAAATGCCGCACGGCGTATGCGATCTTACGCAATTGGATACGATTGTGACAGAGTTAGATCCAGAAGATGAAAAACTAGACGAATATAGAAAATCTGGAGTGTTTATCTTATAA
- the murQ gene encoding N-acetylmuramic acid 6-phosphate etherase, with amino-acid sequence MKNKNPETEQESLYKDLDQMSVKELLTNINTEDKKVPHIIEEQIPKIEKLVKAIVKKMQLGGRLFYIGAGTSGRIGILDASECPPTFGVPHDMIIGIIAGGDTAIRKAVENAEDDTEQAWKDLAKFEISSLDMIIGIAASGNTPYVLGALKKAKEHNIKTGSISCISNGLIAQEADYPIELIVGPEFLTGSTRMKAGTAQKLTLNMISTSVMIKLGKVKGNKMVDMQLSNEKLVKRAIKMIMEELDLEYEAADELLQKHKSVRAVLLAHTKNQEN; translated from the coding sequence ATGAAAAATAAAAATCCTGAAACTGAACAAGAATCTTTGTACAAAGACTTGGATCAAATGAGCGTGAAAGAACTTCTTACAAACATTAATACAGAAGACAAAAAAGTTCCGCATATTATTGAAGAGCAAATTCCTAAAATAGAAAAACTGGTTAAAGCCATTGTAAAAAAAATGCAATTGGGCGGAAGATTATTTTATATCGGAGCTGGAACTTCTGGGAGAATCGGAATTTTAGATGCATCGGAGTGTCCGCCAACTTTTGGCGTTCCGCATGATATGATTATCGGAATTATTGCTGGTGGAGATACTGCCATTAGAAAAGCAGTAGAAAATGCGGAAGATGACACCGAACAAGCTTGGAAAGATCTGGCAAAATTCGAAATTTCAAGCTTAGATATGATTATCGGAATTGCTGCTTCCGGCAATACACCTTACGTTTTAGGAGCCCTTAAAAAAGCTAAAGAACACAACATCAAAACAGGAAGTATTTCTTGCATCAGCAACGGACTTATCGCTCAAGAAGCCGATTATCCGATTGAGTTAATTGTTGGTCCTGAATTCTTAACAGGAAGTACAAGAATGAAAGCAGGAACAGCTCAAAAATTAACTTTGAATATGATCTCTACTTCGGTAATGATCAAATTAGGAAAAGTAAAAGGCAACAAAATGGTTGACATGCAGCTTTCTAACGAAAAACTGGTAAAACGCGCCATTAAAATGATCATGGAAGAACTTGATTTAGAATATGAGGCAGCCGACGAATTGTTGCAAAAACATAAAAGTGTACGAGCTGTTTTATTAGCGCACACTAAAAATCAGGAAAACTAA
- a CDS encoding RagB/SusD family nutrient uptake outer membrane protein → MRKLIINSKIKLSVALLTFASLTVSCSDFLDTPPEDVFTDNNFWTSENNVKTFSWLNYNTFNGYGNNAGTTADFYFHASATGLIDDNLAMNVFTNFLTAPNATNSNWNEYYTLIRRCNLMLERVPNVPMDQTKKNHYIGVAKFFRAHTYFRLAQQFGDVPYTDQYLAQSDANVYKPALSRAEVIDNVIKDLEEAIPLLLNVDDSNVTVNKYTAYALLSRVCLGEGTYRKYNLGQNGNAYLQKAKDASLAVMNNNAYKLNTDWKSLYNSVELLGNTEVILTKRYIKGVLGNGIQAYTNTSTVQNGLTKFAAESYVTTNGLPIKQTGNAQYLGDNTIANTFANRDPRFAKAFSTADYAYSDKPYNGLTSITGYVFQLYNNPATTGTEVTTIGQNQIDAPVFTLSEVYLNYAEACAELGTITTADLNLSLNKVRTRAGIATLTTDGASASANGVQIDDPQRTASLEQISGIVNPIIWEIRRERRIEFMAWTTMRKEDLMRWKKGDYLDTNSNPDVILGARIMALIGTNSKTKVNAQGYVIPYAAGVSRLFISPKNYLSAIPTNDINLYAAEGVELKQNPGW, encoded by the coding sequence ATGAGAAAATTAATCATAAACTCTAAGATAAAACTATCAGTTGCCTTGCTAACTTTTGCAAGTCTAACTGTTAGCTGTTCAGATTTTTTGGATACACCTCCGGAAGATGTATTCACTGACAACAATTTTTGGACTTCAGAAAATAACGTAAAAACATTTTCTTGGTTGAACTATAATACCTTTAATGGATACGGAAATAATGCTGGTACTACCGCTGATTTTTACTTTCATGCTTCTGCAACAGGTTTAATAGATGACAACTTGGCGATGAACGTTTTCACGAACTTTCTAACAGCTCCAAATGCAACTAACTCAAACTGGAATGAGTATTACACTTTGATTCGTCGTTGCAATCTTATGTTAGAAAGAGTGCCAAATGTTCCTATGGATCAGACAAAGAAAAATCACTACATAGGTGTTGCTAAGTTCTTTAGAGCTCACACTTATTTTCGTTTAGCACAGCAGTTTGGCGATGTACCATACACAGACCAATATTTAGCTCAAAGCGATGCAAATGTCTACAAACCTGCTTTATCTAGAGCAGAAGTAATAGACAATGTAATTAAAGACTTAGAAGAAGCGATTCCGTTGTTATTAAATGTTGATGATAGCAATGTAACGGTAAACAAATATACTGCTTATGCATTATTAAGCCGAGTATGTTTGGGTGAAGGTACTTACAGAAAATACAATTTGGGTCAGAATGGAAATGCGTATCTTCAGAAAGCTAAAGATGCTTCTTTAGCCGTAATGAATAACAACGCTTACAAATTAAACACAGATTGGAAATCTCTTTACAATTCTGTTGAATTATTAGGAAATACTGAAGTAATCTTAACAAAAAGATACATAAAAGGTGTTTTAGGAAACGGAATCCAAGCCTACACTAATACATCTACTGTTCAAAACGGATTAACAAAATTTGCTGCAGAAAGCTATGTAACTACTAACGGATTGCCTATTAAACAAACTGGCAATGCTCAATATTTAGGAGACAACACTATTGCAAATACTTTTGCTAACAGAGATCCAAGATTTGCTAAAGCTTTCAGTACAGCAGATTATGCTTACTCTGACAAACCTTATAACGGTTTAACCTCTATAACAGGTTATGTATTCCAATTGTATAATAATCCTGCTACTACAGGTACAGAGGTTACCACAATTGGACAAAATCAAATTGACGCTCCAGTTTTCACACTAAGCGAAGTTTATTTGAATTATGCTGAAGCATGTGCAGAATTAGGAACAATTACTACTGCAGATCTAAATTTATCACTTAACAAAGTTCGTACACGTGCTGGAATTGCAACTTTGACTACAGATGGTGCAAGCGCAAGTGCAAACGGCGTTCAGATAGATGACCCGCAAAGAACAGCTTCATTAGAACAAATTTCAGGAATTGTGAATCCAATTATTTGGGAGATTCGTCGTGAGCGTAGAATCGAGTTTATGGCTTGGACTACAATGAGAAAAGAAGATCTTATGCGTTGGAAAAAAGGAGATTATTTGGATACTAATTCTAATCCAGATGTTATTTTAGGAGCTAGAATAATGGCTTTAATAGGAACTAACTCTAAAACAAAAGTAAACGCACAAGGATATGTAATTCCTTATGCAGCTGGTGTATCAAGATTATTTATATCACCAAAAAATTACTTGAGTGCAATTCCGACAAATGATATCAATTTATACGCTGCAGAAGGTGTAGAATTGAAACAAAACCCAGGCTGGTAA
- a CDS encoding sodium:solute symporter, protein MTPSTILLLIIIYFGTLFYISHRVSRKDSGNEAFFTANKNSKWYLVAFGMIGTALSGVTFISVPGEVGAPSGEQFKYFQFVLGNALGFIVITKLLLPLYYRMNLTSIYGYIEQRMGFFSYKTAASIFLISRTISSAFRLYLVVIVLQRFVFDFYHIPFAFTVLISLLLIFSYTYRGGLKTIIITDTLQTFFLVTSVFLTIYFICDRMDLTAISAFEEVKNSNYSKIFFFDDFMGSKFHFVKQILGGMFVTIAMTGLDQDLMQKNLSCKNIGEAQKNMFTFTGIFVIINIFFLSVGALLYIYANKNGIAVPTDLVTGKPRTDLLFPEIALNHLALVPAIVFLLGIIAATFATTDSALTALTTSFCVDFLGMDKAENSHKKNTVRIRHLVHISFSVLVFFIILIFNSINDSSVVGMIFKVASYTYGPLLGLYAFGLFQKSRHVNDKLVPFICLLSPLFTYFINEYSKVLFAGYVFDNELIILNGLITYLGLFITSSRSEKEISF, encoded by the coding sequence ATGACACCAAGTACCATTCTTCTCCTTATTATCATTTATTTCGGAACATTGTTCTATATATCGCACAGAGTCAGCAGAAAAGACAGCGGAAATGAAGCCTTTTTTACTGCCAATAAAAATTCAAAATGGTATTTAGTGGCTTTCGGAATGATCGGAACTGCTCTTTCTGGAGTAACTTTTATCTCTGTTCCTGGAGAAGTTGGCGCGCCAAGCGGTGAGCAATTTAAATATTTTCAGTTTGTTTTAGGAAATGCACTTGGATTTATTGTCATTACAAAACTTTTATTGCCTTTATACTATAGAATGAATCTAACATCGATTTATGGATATATAGAGCAAAGAATGGGCTTTTTCAGCTACAAAACAGCAGCTTCTATTTTTCTAATCAGCCGAACGATAAGTTCTGCTTTCAGATTGTATTTGGTCGTGATCGTTTTACAGCGTTTTGTGTTCGATTTTTATCATATTCCTTTTGCGTTTACTGTTTTAATTTCATTGCTGTTAATCTTCTCTTACACATATAGAGGCGGACTAAAAACAATTATTATTACAGATACTTTACAGACTTTCTTTTTGGTAACTTCTGTTTTTCTTACTATTTATTTCATCTGTGATCGTATGGATTTAACTGCCATCAGCGCATTTGAAGAAGTAAAAAACAGTAATTATTCTAAGATCTTTTTCTTTGATGATTTTATGGGAAGTAAATTCCATTTTGTAAAACAAATTTTGGGTGGAATGTTCGTAACTATCGCTATGACTGGTCTAGATCAAGATTTAATGCAAAAAAACTTGAGCTGTAAAAACATTGGCGAAGCACAGAAAAACATGTTCACTTTTACAGGAATATTTGTTATCATTAATATTTTCTTTTTGAGTGTTGGAGCGTTATTATATATCTATGCAAACAAAAACGGAATCGCTGTTCCAACCGATTTAGTTACCGGAAAACCAAGAACCGATTTACTTTTTCCTGAAATTGCACTAAATCACTTAGCACTTGTTCCCGCAATTGTATTTTTATTGGGAATTATTGCTGCCACTTTTGCAACTACCGATTCTGCCTTAACAGCCTTAACAACTTCTTTTTGCGTTGACTTTTTAGGCATGGACAAAGCAGAAAACAGCCATAAGAAAAACACGGTAAGAATCAGACATTTAGTGCATATCAGTTTTTCTGTTTTAGTCTTTTTTATCATCCTGATTTTCAACTCAATCAATGACAGTTCTGTAGTCGGAATGATTTTTAAAGTTGCCTCTTATACTTACGGTCCATTGTTAGGATTATACGCTTTTGGTTTATTCCAAAAATCAAGACATGTAAACGATAAACTGGTTCCATTTATCTGCTTGCTTTCTCCATTATTCACTTATTTCATCAATGAATATTCTAAAGTTTTATTCGCAGGATATGTTTTTGATAATGAATTAATTATACTAAACGGATTAATTACTTATTTAGGATTATTTATAACCAGTTCACGCAGTGAAAAAGAAATAAGTTTCTAA
- a CDS encoding SusC/RagA family TonB-linked outer membrane protein — MKKLLFISVLFLCIQAAFGQAKTVTGTVKSKADGIPIPGVSVVIQGTNNGTTTDFDGHYSISVAPGRTLNFSYMGYETQSIKVESQQKIDVGLSESTSKLDEVVVVGFASQKKANLTGAVAKVDVKKALGSVPITDITRGLQGTTPGLNITFNSGNISKGSNVNIRGAGTIINGEAKGSPLILVDGVPGELSMLNAEDVESMSVLKDAASASIYGARAAFGVILITTKSGKNSKGKVRFAYSNNTGWSNPISLVQFNDPTVELPAMIDAQARAGNANPESFGMNYKTLLPGIINWKEKYAATRNPNDKNMILGEDFDVIGGKEYFYRIWNPHDEMLKKNAVQTLHNLSAQGSLSDKSSFIVSLGLSNQDGVMKINNETNQRFNLNLGMTTELASWLTGDFKVLGTFQEYDSPFNYYNNGIDTAGNGYFGYYMRWGSYFPYGTYNGTYFRHAPGYMANASQNESKSNDMRISGRLTAQITKDFNIVGEYSFNTNFSSLKMNGGQVPLWDWWTSAADLVAGKPTSMETANDFVAQAKTSYTRNVANIFGNYTKTLGENHNFKVLGGLNTEWYDQERTYARRNTLLDKTKPEFNLAIGDQFTSPLVANDILNPGLSRYAIAGFFARVNYDYKGKYLLEVNGRYDGSSKFPTNEQWGFFPSASVGYRISEESFMEGTKSWLNDLKIRGSIGSIGNQNIANNAFLPVMTNVTTNPNPYWIGSGTTIPPTVNQPTNVDPNLTWEKVTTQDIGIDIRIFSMLGLTFDYYQRDTKGMLAPGKTLPGSFGQAAANTNSGNLRTRGWELALNFNKQINKDISVYADLTLSDNTTEVTEWNNSAKLISTSSFYSGQKLGEIWGLETDRLIQTTDQIDATGLIVNGIDYKNIRSGAFKFGPGDVMYKDLDGDGVISRGDGTALKPGDLKVIGNTTPRYQYGVRLGGALYGFDIDAFFQGVGKRDYWTTSDLVLPFYNRTDAMYQNQNDYWTAENTDAYFPNPYPGHATNAFGTYAPGSNNFVAQTRYLLDMSYLRLKSMTLGYTFPKSISQKAGFDKIRPYVSGFNLATWKSSKLPVDPEINESESMWGRTFPYSKTWSVGIQLAF, encoded by the coding sequence ATGAAAAAATTACTCTTTATTTCAGTGTTGTTTTTGTGCATTCAAGCAGCATTTGGACAAGCAAAAACAGTTACTGGAACAGTAAAAAGCAAAGCAGACGGAATTCCAATTCCTGGAGTCAGCGTAGTTATTCAGGGAACAAATAACGGTACTACAACTGACTTTGATGGGCACTACAGTATTTCTGTAGCACCGGGACGAACTCTAAACTTTAGTTACATGGGTTACGAAACCCAATCTATTAAAGTGGAGAGCCAACAGAAAATAGATGTTGGCCTTTCAGAAAGCACTTCGAAACTAGACGAAGTTGTTGTTGTAGGTTTTGCCTCTCAGAAAAAAGCTAATCTTACGGGAGCGGTTGCAAAAGTAGATGTAAAAAAAGCTCTAGGAAGTGTGCCTATTACTGATATCACAAGAGGTTTGCAAGGAACAACTCCTGGACTTAATATTACTTTTAATTCTGGTAATATCAGTAAGGGATCAAATGTTAACATTCGTGGAGCTGGAACTATTATAAATGGAGAAGCTAAAGGATCACCACTTATTTTAGTCGATGGTGTTCCAGGCGAATTGTCGATGCTAAATGCAGAAGACGTAGAATCTATGTCTGTGCTTAAAGATGCTGCTTCTGCTTCTATTTACGGTGCACGTGCTGCATTTGGAGTTATTTTAATTACTACTAAGAGCGGTAAAAATTCAAAAGGAAAAGTAAGATTCGCTTATAGCAATAATACAGGTTGGAGCAACCCAATTTCTTTGGTTCAATTTAATGATCCAACTGTAGAGCTTCCCGCAATGATTGATGCGCAGGCTAGAGCTGGAAATGCGAATCCAGAATCTTTCGGTATGAACTACAAAACATTATTGCCAGGCATCATTAACTGGAAAGAAAAATATGCTGCAACAAGAAATCCAAATGACAAAAACATGATCTTAGGAGAAGATTTTGATGTTATTGGAGGAAAAGAATATTTCTACAGAATTTGGAATCCGCATGATGAAATGTTAAAAAAGAATGCGGTACAAACACTTCATAATTTATCAGCTCAAGGTTCTTTGAGCGACAAAAGTTCATTTATTGTTTCGTTAGGACTTTCTAATCAAGATGGTGTAATGAAAATCAATAATGAAACCAACCAAAGATTCAATCTTAATCTTGGTATGACAACGGAGTTAGCAAGCTGGCTTACTGGAGATTTTAAAGTATTGGGAACTTTCCAAGAATATGATTCTCCTTTTAATTACTACAACAATGGTATTGATACTGCTGGTAACGGATATTTTGGGTACTATATGCGTTGGGGTTCTTATTTCCCTTATGGAACTTATAATGGAACTTACTTTAGACATGCGCCTGGTTATATGGCAAACGCATCTCAAAACGAAAGTAAATCAAATGATATGAGGATAAGCGGAAGACTTACTGCTCAAATCACAAAAGACTTTAATATCGTTGGAGAATATAGCTTTAATACCAATTTTTCAAGCCTAAAAATGAATGGTGGTCAAGTACCGCTTTGGGACTGGTGGACAAGTGCTGCTGATTTAGTTGCCGGAAAACCTACTTCAATGGAAACTGCCAACGATTTTGTTGCGCAAGCGAAAACATCTTACACTAGAAACGTAGCCAATATCTTTGGAAATTATACTAAGACATTAGGAGAAAATCACAACTTCAAAGTATTAGGTGGTTTGAATACAGAATGGTACGATCAAGAAAGAACTTATGCTCGTAGAAATACACTTTTGGACAAAACCAAACCAGAATTTAACTTAGCTATTGGCGACCAATTTACTTCGCCTCTTGTTGCTAATGACATTCTAAATCCTGGTTTATCAAGATATGCAATTGCAGGATTTTTTGCACGTGTAAATTACGATTACAAAGGTAAATATCTATTGGAGGTAAACGGACGTTATGATGGTTCGTCAAAATTCCCTACTAATGAGCAATGGGGATTCTTCCCTTCTGCTTCTGTTGGATATAGAATTTCAGAAGAGAGCTTTATGGAAGGAACAAAAAGCTGGTTAAATGATTTGAAAATTCGTGGATCTATTGGTTCAATCGGAAATCAAAATATTGCCAACAATGCCTTTTTACCAGTTATGACTAACGTTACTACTAACCCTAACCCATATTGGATCGGTAGTGGTACAACTATTCCTCCGACTGTTAATCAGCCAACAAATGTTGACCCGAATTTAACTTGGGAAAAGGTAACTACTCAAGATATTGGTATTGATATTAGAATATTTAGCATGTTAGGTTTAACATTTGATTACTACCAACGTGATACAAAAGGAATGTTAGCTCCAGGAAAAACACTTCCAGGTTCATTTGGTCAGGCTGCTGCCAACACAAACTCTGGAAACTTAAGAACGAGAGGTTGGGAACTTGCTCTTAACTTTAATAAACAAATCAACAAAGACATCAGTGTTTACGCAGATCTTACGCTTTCAGACAATACTACAGAAGTAACAGAATGGAACAACTCTGCTAAGTTAATCAGTACTTCATCTTTTTACTCAGGTCAAAAATTGGGTGAAATCTGGGGATTGGAAACAGACCGATTAATTCAAACAACAGATCAAATTGATGCGACAGGATTAATAGTAAACGGTATTGATTATAAAAATATAAGAAGTGGAGCGTTTAAATTTGGCCCTGGAGATGTAATGTATAAAGATTTAGATGGAGACGGGGTAATCTCAAGAGGTGACGGAACAGCTCTTAAACCTGGAGATTTAAAAGTTATTGGTAACACTACACCTCGCTACCAATATGGAGTTCGTTTAGGTGGTGCTTTATACGGATTTGATATTGATGCTTTCTTCCAAGGAGTTGGAAAACGTGACTACTGGACAACTTCAGACTTAGTATTGCCTTTCTACAACAGAACAGATGCTATGTATCAGAACCAAAATGATTACTGGACAGCAGAAAATACAGATGCCTATTTCCCTAATCCATACCCTGGACATGCAACTAATGCTTTTGGAACTTATGCGCCTGGATCAAACAATTTTGTGGCACAAACTCGTTATTTATTAGATATGTCTTATTTACGTTTAAAATCGATGACTCTTGGATATACTTTCCCAAAAAGTATTTCTCAAAAGGCTGGATTTGATAAAATTAGACCATACGTTTCAGGTTTCAACTTAGCTACTTGGAAAAGCAGTAAATTACCGGTAGACCCTGAAATTAATGAAAGTGAATCAATGTGGGGAAGAACTTTCCCTTACTCTAAAACATGGTCGGTTGGTATACAACTTGCGTTTTAA